GGATAACCTTGTGCTGAAGGACCTCGCCTCGGGAAACTTCTAAGCCCGGAGCGACGGCGCTGTGCAGTAGACCATGTGCAACAGAAGCATGGGCTGACGGAGCGGCGAGCGTGCCACCTGGTGAACCAGCCACGGGGCACGCAGCGCTACCGGCCGGCACGGCGCGAAGACGAGGATGCGCTCACGCAGGTAATCGTCCAGCTTGCCAGCCAGTACGGCCGCTATGGCTACCGCCGCATCACGGCGCTGCTGAAGCGGGCCGGCTGGTCGGTCGGCAAGGACCGCGTGGAGCGTATCTGGAGTCGCGAAGGGCTGAAGGTTCCCCAAAAGCAGAAGCCGCGCGGGCGGCTGTGGCTCAACGACGGCTCGTGCGTGCGGCTTCGGCCGGAGCGGCCGAACCATGTGTGGAGCTACGACTTCGTCAGCACACGAACGCACGATGGCCGCAGTGTGCGCATCCTCAACCTGATCGACGAGTTCACTCGGGAGTGCCTGCTGGTGCGTGCGGAGCGGCGCTGGTCCAGCGCCAAGGTGATCGGCGCCCTGGCCGACGTGATGGTCATCAAAGGCATCCCGGAGCACCTTCGTTCCGACAATGGCCCCGAGTTCGTGGCCAGGGACCTGCGTCAGTGGATCTCCGACACAGGGGCCGGTACCCTGTACATCGAGCCGGGCTCTCCGTGGGAGAACGGCTACTGTGAGAGCTTCAACTCCAAGCTGAGGGATGAGTTCCTCAACGGAGAGATCTTCTACTCGATCAAGGAACTGCGCGTGCTGGCCGAGCGCTGGCGCGTCCACTACAACACCGTCCGGCCACACTCTTCCCTCGGCTATCGGCCACCGGCGCCCGAAGCCTGGCTGACTTCAACCCCGGGGCATGGAGAAGTGGAAACCGCTACGCGCTTCCCACTTCTCCACGCCCCAGACGGCGGCTACTTGAAGTCAGAAACAGCTGCGCTACACTTACTCACCTACTGGTTAAAACATCGGGCAGCGCAAGGCGGGCACATGCTTTACCCGATCTCTTTGCATCATAGAGTGCTATATCAGCGCGTTTCAACAGCGTCTCCAGGGAGTCAACTTCCGAGCATTCAGCCACGCCGATGCTGACGGATAAGAATGTGGATTCGATCGATAGCGACGATTGAACAGTCGCACAAAGGCGCTGTGCCATGATGAGTCCGCTTGGCCCTGAGACTGAAGGAAGAATCATGACGATCTCATCGCCACCGAGTCTTCCAACCAAATCATGCGCGCGACACTCACTAGTCAGCAAGGAGGCAAGATCGCATATGGCACGGTCTCCGGCGGCATGGCCAAAGGTGTCATTGATTGTTTTGAAACGGTCAATATCGAGTAAGGCGATGGAAAAGGCCTCACGATTCCTCTTATAGCGGCTGATTTCCTGCGAGATCTGGCATTCAATACCGCGACGGTTAAGGGTGTTCGTCAGGGAGTCAAGCATCGACTGCCGTTCAAGCTGCAGAATGATGTCTTGACCAAAGACAATCAGGAACAGAAGTCCAAGCATCGCTGAAAGGATGACATTTCCAACAATGATTGTTTGACTTAAGAAATGCAGTGAGATCAACGGAAAAACGGTGGCGAGTGCTGTTTGAGTTCCGCCAATCACAAGCACAGCATAGAGTCCGTAGACCAGCATAAAGAATCCAAGAGCGGTTATGGCTGACCGCTTTTTGCTTGCTAACTTTATGAGGAGATAGGCGGAATCAAGTCTTATGACGGTAATCGCAATTACAGGCAACGATGGAAACCGGGCGGAAAGTGCCGGAACCAGATAGAGCAATGTGCAGAGGCACCCAATCACCAAGCAGAAATCTCGGCTATCAACAAGTGGCTTGAGGGAGAGATATTGTTTTACCGAAAAATAGATTAGAAGAGTTGCTACAAACGATAGGCTCTCGGCGAGATGAAACCAAAGCGGTGATTGGATGAGAAAAGCACACCTACAGAGGGCGGCAGTTACAAATGCTACCCCAAGCATCCCGGCACCTTTAAGATCCGGATAGACAGTATGAAGGAAAAAGAAGAACACGGCGAGAAGCGAACCGAAAACGATCTGACCGATGATCAGCGAAGGAGAATCCAGCGCCATGTCTTTTCCTTCTACGCATTCTCGCAAATGGTATTGACGTAGGGAATAAGATTTACACTCACATCAGATTCTGCACAATGACAAATTGGACAATCTATCCAGCGGGATGCCCAATCGGGACTGTAAGCCCTCTCGCTTCCGGACACGGCCAAATGTCTTAATCATGCGTACACCGCATCTTGCCCCCTGAAAAGCAGCGTGATAACCACCTCGATTCGCATGTCCATGGGGCGTTGTTGGGCTGTGGGACAGGAAGCGATTATGGGATCAACTGCCGAGAAATGGCCAGCCATCCGGACGTGCAAGACTCTGGAGCCTCAAGG
Above is a genomic segment from Granulicella cerasi containing:
- a CDS encoding GGDEF domain-containing protein → MALDSPSLIIGQIVFGSLLAVFFFFLHTVYPDLKGAGMLGVAFVTAALCRCAFLIQSPLWFHLAESLSFVATLLIYFSVKQYLSLKPLVDSRDFCLVIGCLCTLLYLVPALSARFPSLPVIAITVIRLDSAYLLIKLASKKRSAITALGFFMLVYGLYAVLVIGGTQTALATVFPLISLHFLSQTIIVGNVILSAMLGLLFLIVFGQDIILQLERQSMLDSLTNTLNRRGIECQISQEISRYKRNREAFSIALLDIDRFKTINDTFGHAAGDRAICDLASLLTSECRAHDLVGRLGGDEIVMILPSVSGPSGLIMAQRLCATVQSSLSIESTFLSVSIGVAECSEVDSLETLLKRADIALYDAKRSGKACARLALPDVLTSR